The proteins below come from a single Oenanthe melanoleuca isolate GR-GAL-2019-014 chromosome Z, OMel1.0, whole genome shotgun sequence genomic window:
- the TPM2 gene encoding tropomyosin beta chain isoform X1: protein MRGTVHPSRRGNSPAAGEHCTPSRGERRSRSVGGSSSRSSSRRRRKRRRRRRRSRKGWRQGGRRERPLPERFLPEPGGSHKGLGGVASPPAAPAMASASSIDAVKKKIQSLQQVADEAEERAEHLQREADAERQARERAEAEVASLNRRIQLVEEELDRAQERLATALQKLEEAEKAADESERGMKVIENRAMKDEEKMELQEMQLKEAKHIAEEADRKYEEVARKLVVLEGELERSEERAEVAESRVRQLEEELRTMDQSLKSLIASEEEYSTKEDKYEEEIKLLGEKLKEAETRAEFAERSVAKLEKTIDDLEESLASAKEENVGIHQVLDQTLLELNNL from the exons ATGAGGGGAACTGTGCATCCTTCCCGGCGTGGGAACTCTCCTGCCGCGGGCGAGCACTGCACGCCCAGCCGCGGGGAGCGGCGGAGCAGGTCGGTCGGAGGCAGCAgtagcaggagcagcagcaggaggaggaggaagaggaggaggaggaggaggaggagcaggaagggatggaggcagggcgggcggcgggagcggccgctGCCTGAGCGCTTCCTGCCCGAGCCGGGCGGATCCCACAAAGGGCTCGGCGGTGTGGCCTCCCCGCCGGCAGCCCCCGCCATGGCCAGCGCCAGCTCCATCGATGCCGTCAAGAAGAAGATCCAAAGCCTGCAGCAGGTGGCCGACGAGGCGGAGGAGCGCGCCGAGCACCTGCAGCGGGAGGCCGATGCCGAGCGGCAGGCCCGGGAGCGG GCTGAGGCTGAAGTGGCTTCCCTCAACCGCCGTATCCAGCTGGTAGAGGAGGAGCTGGACCGCGCCCAGGAGCGTCTGGCCACTGCCCTGCAGAAGCTGGAGGAAGCTGAGAAGGCGGCTGATGAGAGCgagag AGGCATGAAGGTCATCGAAAACAGGGCCATGAAAGATGAAGAGAAGATGGAACTccaggaaatgcagctgaagGAGGCAAAGCACATAGCAGAGGAGGCTGACCGCAAATATGAGGAG GTTGCCCGCAAGCTGGTTGTCCTTGAGGGAGAGCTGGAGCGCTcggaggagagggcagaggtGGCGGAGAG CCGAGTGAGACAGTTGGAAGAAGAGCTGCGGACCATGGACCAGTCTCTCAAATCCCTCATTGCCTCAGAGGAAGAG tATTCCACCAAGGAGGATAAGTACGAGGAGGAAATCAAGCTTCTAGGGGAAAAGCTGAAGGAG GCTGAGACCCGGGCGGAGTTTGCAGAGAGATCTGTGGCGAAGCTGGAGAAAACCATTGATGACCTAGAAG AGAGCCTGGCCAGTGCCAAAGAGGAGAACGTGGGGATACACCAGGTCCTGGACCAGACCTTACTGGAGCTGAACAACCTCTGA
- the TPM2 gene encoding tropomyosin beta chain isoform X3, which yields MRGTVHPSRRGNSPAAGEHCTPSRGERRSRSVGGSSSRSSSRRRRKRRRRRRRSRKGWRQGGRRERPLPERFLPEPGGSHKGLGGVASPPAAPAMASASSIDAVKKKIQSLQQVADEAEERAEHLQREADAERQARERAEAEVASLNRRIQLVEEELDRAQERLATALQKLEEAEKAADESERGMKVIENRAMKDEEKMELQEMQLKEAKHIAEEADRKYEEVARKLVVLEGELERSEERAEVAESKCGDLEEELKIVTNNLKSLEAQADKYSTKEDKYEEEIKLLGEKLKEAETRAEFAERSVAKLEKTIDDLEDEVYAQKMKYKAISEELDNALNDITSL from the exons ATGAGGGGAACTGTGCATCCTTCCCGGCGTGGGAACTCTCCTGCCGCGGGCGAGCACTGCACGCCCAGCCGCGGGGAGCGGCGGAGCAGGTCGGTCGGAGGCAGCAgtagcaggagcagcagcaggaggaggaggaagaggaggaggaggaggaggaggagcaggaagggatggaggcagggcgggcggcgggagcggccgctGCCTGAGCGCTTCCTGCCCGAGCCGGGCGGATCCCACAAAGGGCTCGGCGGTGTGGCCTCCCCGCCGGCAGCCCCCGCCATGGCCAGCGCCAGCTCCATCGATGCCGTCAAGAAGAAGATCCAAAGCCTGCAGCAGGTGGCCGACGAGGCGGAGGAGCGCGCCGAGCACCTGCAGCGGGAGGCCGATGCCGAGCGGCAGGCCCGGGAGCGG GCTGAGGCTGAAGTGGCTTCCCTCAACCGCCGTATCCAGCTGGTAGAGGAGGAGCTGGACCGCGCCCAGGAGCGTCTGGCCACTGCCCTGCAGAAGCTGGAGGAAGCTGAGAAGGCGGCTGATGAGAGCgagag AGGCATGAAGGTCATCGAAAACAGGGCCATGAAAGATGAAGAGAAGATGGAACTccaggaaatgcagctgaagGAGGCAAAGCACATAGCAGAGGAGGCTGACCGCAAATATGAGGAG GTTGCCCGCAAGCTGGTTGTCCTTGAGGGAGAGCTGGAGCGCTcggaggagagggcagaggtGGCGGAGAG TAAATGTGGTGACCTAGAGGAGGAGCTGAAAATTGTCACCAACAACTTGAAGTCCCTGGAGGCCCAGGCTGACAAG tATTCCACCAAGGAGGATAAGTACGAGGAGGAAATCAAGCTTCTAGGGGAAAAGCTGAAGGAG GCTGAGACCCGGGCGGAGTTTGCAGAGAGATCTGTGGCGAAGCTGGAGAAAACCATTGATGACCTAGAAG ATGAAGTGTATGCGCAGAAGATGAAGTACAAAGCCATCAGTGAGGAGCTGGACAATGCACTTAACGACATCACCTCCCTCTGA
- the TPM2 gene encoding tropomyosin beta chain isoform X11, whose protein sequence is MRGTVHPSRRGNSPAAGEHCTPSRGERRSRSVGGSSSRSSSRRRRKRRRRRRRSRKGWRQGGRRERPLPERFLPEPGGSHKGLGGVASPPAAPAMASASSIDAVKKKIQSLQQVADEAEERAEHLQREADAERQARERAEAEVASLNRRIQLVEEELDRAQERLATALQKLEEAEKAADESERGMKVIENRAMKDEEKMELQEMQLKEAKHIAEEADRKYEEVARKLVVLEGELERSEERAEVAESKCGDLEEELKIVTNNLKSLEAQADKYSTKEDKYEEEIKLLGEKLKEAETRAEFAERSVAKLEKTIDDLEERSQQEAEKNRVLTNELRVILTELNN, encoded by the exons ATGAGGGGAACTGTGCATCCTTCCCGGCGTGGGAACTCTCCTGCCGCGGGCGAGCACTGCACGCCCAGCCGCGGGGAGCGGCGGAGCAGGTCGGTCGGAGGCAGCAgtagcaggagcagcagcaggaggaggaggaagaggaggaggaggaggaggaggagcaggaagggatggaggcagggcgggcggcgggagcggccgctGCCTGAGCGCTTCCTGCCCGAGCCGGGCGGATCCCACAAAGGGCTCGGCGGTGTGGCCTCCCCGCCGGCAGCCCCCGCCATGGCCAGCGCCAGCTCCATCGATGCCGTCAAGAAGAAGATCCAAAGCCTGCAGCAGGTGGCCGACGAGGCGGAGGAGCGCGCCGAGCACCTGCAGCGGGAGGCCGATGCCGAGCGGCAGGCCCGGGAGCGG GCTGAGGCTGAAGTGGCTTCCCTCAACCGCCGTATCCAGCTGGTAGAGGAGGAGCTGGACCGCGCCCAGGAGCGTCTGGCCACTGCCCTGCAGAAGCTGGAGGAAGCTGAGAAGGCGGCTGATGAGAGCgagag AGGCATGAAGGTCATCGAAAACAGGGCCATGAAAGATGAAGAGAAGATGGAACTccaggaaatgcagctgaagGAGGCAAAGCACATAGCAGAGGAGGCTGACCGCAAATATGAGGAG GTTGCCCGCAAGCTGGTTGTCCTTGAGGGAGAGCTGGAGCGCTcggaggagagggcagaggtGGCGGAGAG TAAATGTGGTGACCTAGAGGAGGAGCTGAAAATTGTCACCAACAACTTGAAGTCCCTGGAGGCCCAGGCTGACAAG tATTCCACCAAGGAGGATAAGTACGAGGAGGAAATCAAGCTTCTAGGGGAAAAGCTGAAGGAG GCTGAGACCCGGGCGGAGTTTGCAGAGAGATCTGTGGCGAAGCTGGAGAAAACCATTGATGACCTAGAAG AGCGCTCTCAGCAGGAAGCCGAGAAAAACCGCGTTCTCACTAACGAGCTGCGGGTCATCCTAACTGAACTTAACAActga
- the TPM2 gene encoding tropomyosin beta chain isoform X5 — MEAIKKKMQMLKLDKENAIDRAEQAEADKKQAEDRCKQLEEEQQGLQKKLKGTEDEVEKYSESVKEAQEKLEQAEKKATDAEAEVASLNRRIQLVEEELDRAQERLATALQKLEEAEKAADESERGMKVIENRAMKDEEKMELQEMQLKEAKHIAEEADRKYEEVARKLVVLEGELERSEERAEVAESRVRQLEEELRTMDQSLKSLIASEEEYSTKEDKYEEEIKLLGEKLKEAETRAEFAERSVAKLEKTIDDLEDEVYAQKMKYKAISEELDNALNDITSL, encoded by the exons ATGGAGGCCATCAAGAAGAAGATGCAGATGCTGAAGCTGGACAAGGAGAATGCCATCGACCGCGCCGAGCAAGCGGAGGCTGACAAGAAGCAGGCGGAGGATCGCTGCAAGCAG ctggaggaggaaCAGCAGGGCCTGCAGAAGAAGCTGAAGGGCACTGAGGATGAGGTGGAGAAGTACTCCGAGTCCGTCAAGGAGGcccaggagaagctggagcaggcagagaagAAAGCTACAGAT GCTGAGGCTGAAGTGGCTTCCCTCAACCGCCGTATCCAGCTGGTAGAGGAGGAGCTGGACCGCGCCCAGGAGCGTCTGGCCACTGCCCTGCAGAAGCTGGAGGAAGCTGAGAAGGCGGCTGATGAGAGCgagag AGGCATGAAGGTCATCGAAAACAGGGCCATGAAAGATGAAGAGAAGATGGAACTccaggaaatgcagctgaagGAGGCAAAGCACATAGCAGAGGAGGCTGACCGCAAATATGAGGAG GTTGCCCGCAAGCTGGTTGTCCTTGAGGGAGAGCTGGAGCGCTcggaggagagggcagaggtGGCGGAGAG CCGAGTGAGACAGTTGGAAGAAGAGCTGCGGACCATGGACCAGTCTCTCAAATCCCTCATTGCCTCAGAGGAAGAG tATTCCACCAAGGAGGATAAGTACGAGGAGGAAATCAAGCTTCTAGGGGAAAAGCTGAAGGAG GCTGAGACCCGGGCGGAGTTTGCAGAGAGATCTGTGGCGAAGCTGGAGAAAACCATTGATGACCTAGAAG ATGAAGTGTATGCGCAGAAGATGAAGTACAAAGCCATCAGTGAGGAGCTGGACAATGCACTTAACGACATCACCTCCCTCTGA
- the TPM2 gene encoding tropomyosin beta chain isoform X2, whose protein sequence is MRGTVHPSRRGNSPAAGEHCTPSRGERRSRSVGGSSSRSSSRRRRKRRRRRRRSRKGWRQGGRRERPLPERFLPEPGGSHKGLGGVASPPAAPAMASASSIDAVKKKIQSLQQVADEAEERAEHLQREADAERQARERAEAEVASLNRRIQLVEEELDRAQERLATALQKLEEAEKAADESERGMKVIENRAMKDEEKMELQEMQLKEAKHIAEEADRKYEEVARKLVVLEGELERSEERAEVAESKCGDLEEELKIVTNNLKSLEAQADKYSTKEDKYEEEIKLLGEKLKEAETRAEFAERSVAKLEKTIDDLEESLASAKEENVGIHQVLDQTLLELNNL, encoded by the exons ATGAGGGGAACTGTGCATCCTTCCCGGCGTGGGAACTCTCCTGCCGCGGGCGAGCACTGCACGCCCAGCCGCGGGGAGCGGCGGAGCAGGTCGGTCGGAGGCAGCAgtagcaggagcagcagcaggaggaggaggaagaggaggaggaggaggaggaggagcaggaagggatggaggcagggcgggcggcgggagcggccgctGCCTGAGCGCTTCCTGCCCGAGCCGGGCGGATCCCACAAAGGGCTCGGCGGTGTGGCCTCCCCGCCGGCAGCCCCCGCCATGGCCAGCGCCAGCTCCATCGATGCCGTCAAGAAGAAGATCCAAAGCCTGCAGCAGGTGGCCGACGAGGCGGAGGAGCGCGCCGAGCACCTGCAGCGGGAGGCCGATGCCGAGCGGCAGGCCCGGGAGCGG GCTGAGGCTGAAGTGGCTTCCCTCAACCGCCGTATCCAGCTGGTAGAGGAGGAGCTGGACCGCGCCCAGGAGCGTCTGGCCACTGCCCTGCAGAAGCTGGAGGAAGCTGAGAAGGCGGCTGATGAGAGCgagag AGGCATGAAGGTCATCGAAAACAGGGCCATGAAAGATGAAGAGAAGATGGAACTccaggaaatgcagctgaagGAGGCAAAGCACATAGCAGAGGAGGCTGACCGCAAATATGAGGAG GTTGCCCGCAAGCTGGTTGTCCTTGAGGGAGAGCTGGAGCGCTcggaggagagggcagaggtGGCGGAGAG TAAATGTGGTGACCTAGAGGAGGAGCTGAAAATTGTCACCAACAACTTGAAGTCCCTGGAGGCCCAGGCTGACAAG tATTCCACCAAGGAGGATAAGTACGAGGAGGAAATCAAGCTTCTAGGGGAAAAGCTGAAGGAG GCTGAGACCCGGGCGGAGTTTGCAGAGAGATCTGTGGCGAAGCTGGAGAAAACCATTGATGACCTAGAAG AGAGCCTGGCCAGTGCCAAAGAGGAGAACGTGGGGATACACCAGGTCCTGGACCAGACCTTACTGGAGCTGAACAACCTCTGA
- the TPM2 gene encoding tropomyosin beta chain isoform X10 has translation MASASSIDAVKKKIQSLQQVADEAEERAEHLQREADAERQARERAEAEVASLNRRIQLVEEELDRAQERLATALQKLEEAEKAADESERGMKVIENRAMKDEEKMELQEMQLKEAKHIAEEADRKYEEVARKLVVLEGELERSEERAEVAESRVRQLEEELRTMDQSLKSLIASEEEYSTKEDKYEEEIKLLGEKLKEAETRAEFAERSVAKLEKTIDDLEERSQQEAEKNRVLTNELRVILTELNN, from the exons ATGGCCAGCGCCAGCTCCATCGATGCCGTCAAGAAGAAGATCCAAAGCCTGCAGCAGGTGGCCGACGAGGCGGAGGAGCGCGCCGAGCACCTGCAGCGGGAGGCCGATGCCGAGCGGCAGGCCCGGGAGCGG GCTGAGGCTGAAGTGGCTTCCCTCAACCGCCGTATCCAGCTGGTAGAGGAGGAGCTGGACCGCGCCCAGGAGCGTCTGGCCACTGCCCTGCAGAAGCTGGAGGAAGCTGAGAAGGCGGCTGATGAGAGCgagag AGGCATGAAGGTCATCGAAAACAGGGCCATGAAAGATGAAGAGAAGATGGAACTccaggaaatgcagctgaagGAGGCAAAGCACATAGCAGAGGAGGCTGACCGCAAATATGAGGAG GTTGCCCGCAAGCTGGTTGTCCTTGAGGGAGAGCTGGAGCGCTcggaggagagggcagaggtGGCGGAGAG CCGAGTGAGACAGTTGGAAGAAGAGCTGCGGACCATGGACCAGTCTCTCAAATCCCTCATTGCCTCAGAGGAAGAG tATTCCACCAAGGAGGATAAGTACGAGGAGGAAATCAAGCTTCTAGGGGAAAAGCTGAAGGAG GCTGAGACCCGGGCGGAGTTTGCAGAGAGATCTGTGGCGAAGCTGGAGAAAACCATTGATGACCTAGAAG AGCGCTCTCAGCAGGAAGCCGAGAAAAACCGCGTTCTCACTAACGAGCTGCGGGTCATCCTAACTGAACTTAACAActga
- the TPM2 gene encoding tropomyosin beta chain isoform X4, translating into MEAIKKKMQMLKLDKENAIDRAEQAEADKKQAEDRCKQLEEEQQGLQKKLKGTEDEVEKYSESVKEAQEKLEQAEKKATDAEAEVASLNRRIQLVEEELDRAQERLATALQKLEEAEKAADESERGMKVIENRAMKDEEKMELQEMQLKEAKHIAEEADRKYEEVARKLVVLEGELERSEERAEVAESRVRQLEEELRTMDQSLKSLIASEEEYSTKEDKYEEEIKLLGEKLKEAETRAEFAERSVAKLEKTIDDLEESLASAKEENVGIHQVLDQTLLELNNL; encoded by the exons ATGGAGGCCATCAAGAAGAAGATGCAGATGCTGAAGCTGGACAAGGAGAATGCCATCGACCGCGCCGAGCAAGCGGAGGCTGACAAGAAGCAGGCGGAGGATCGCTGCAAGCAG ctggaggaggaaCAGCAGGGCCTGCAGAAGAAGCTGAAGGGCACTGAGGATGAGGTGGAGAAGTACTCCGAGTCCGTCAAGGAGGcccaggagaagctggagcaggcagagaagAAAGCTACAGAT GCTGAGGCTGAAGTGGCTTCCCTCAACCGCCGTATCCAGCTGGTAGAGGAGGAGCTGGACCGCGCCCAGGAGCGTCTGGCCACTGCCCTGCAGAAGCTGGAGGAAGCTGAGAAGGCGGCTGATGAGAGCgagag AGGCATGAAGGTCATCGAAAACAGGGCCATGAAAGATGAAGAGAAGATGGAACTccaggaaatgcagctgaagGAGGCAAAGCACATAGCAGAGGAGGCTGACCGCAAATATGAGGAG GTTGCCCGCAAGCTGGTTGTCCTTGAGGGAGAGCTGGAGCGCTcggaggagagggcagaggtGGCGGAGAG CCGAGTGAGACAGTTGGAAGAAGAGCTGCGGACCATGGACCAGTCTCTCAAATCCCTCATTGCCTCAGAGGAAGAG tATTCCACCAAGGAGGATAAGTACGAGGAGGAAATCAAGCTTCTAGGGGAAAAGCTGAAGGAG GCTGAGACCCGGGCGGAGTTTGCAGAGAGATCTGTGGCGAAGCTGGAGAAAACCATTGATGACCTAGAAG AGAGCCTGGCCAGTGCCAAAGAGGAGAACGTGGGGATACACCAGGTCCTGGACCAGACCTTACTGGAGCTGAACAACCTCTGA
- the TPM2 gene encoding tropomyosin beta chain isoform X8, which produces MASASSIDAVKKKIQSLQQVADEAEERAEHLQREADAERQARERAEAEVASLNRRIQLVEEELDRAQERLATALQKLEEAEKAADESERGMKVIENRAMKDEEKMELQEMQLKEAKHIAEEADRKYEEVARKLVVLEGELERSEERAEVAESRVRQLEEELRTMDQSLKSLIASEEEYSTKEDKYEEEIKLLGEKLKEAETRAEFAERSVAKLEKTIDDLEDEVYAQKMKYKAISEELDNALNDITSL; this is translated from the exons ATGGCCAGCGCCAGCTCCATCGATGCCGTCAAGAAGAAGATCCAAAGCCTGCAGCAGGTGGCCGACGAGGCGGAGGAGCGCGCCGAGCACCTGCAGCGGGAGGCCGATGCCGAGCGGCAGGCCCGGGAGCGG GCTGAGGCTGAAGTGGCTTCCCTCAACCGCCGTATCCAGCTGGTAGAGGAGGAGCTGGACCGCGCCCAGGAGCGTCTGGCCACTGCCCTGCAGAAGCTGGAGGAAGCTGAGAAGGCGGCTGATGAGAGCgagag AGGCATGAAGGTCATCGAAAACAGGGCCATGAAAGATGAAGAGAAGATGGAACTccaggaaatgcagctgaagGAGGCAAAGCACATAGCAGAGGAGGCTGACCGCAAATATGAGGAG GTTGCCCGCAAGCTGGTTGTCCTTGAGGGAGAGCTGGAGCGCTcggaggagagggcagaggtGGCGGAGAG CCGAGTGAGACAGTTGGAAGAAGAGCTGCGGACCATGGACCAGTCTCTCAAATCCCTCATTGCCTCAGAGGAAGAG tATTCCACCAAGGAGGATAAGTACGAGGAGGAAATCAAGCTTCTAGGGGAAAAGCTGAAGGAG GCTGAGACCCGGGCGGAGTTTGCAGAGAGATCTGTGGCGAAGCTGGAGAAAACCATTGATGACCTAGAAG ATGAAGTGTATGCGCAGAAGATGAAGTACAAAGCCATCAGTGAGGAGCTGGACAATGCACTTAACGACATCACCTCCCTCTGA
- the TPM2 gene encoding tropomyosin beta chain isoform X7, which produces MEAIKKKMQMLKLDKENAIDRAEQAEADKKQAEDRCKQLEEEQQGLQKKLKGTEDEVEKYSESVKEAQEKLEQAEKKATDAEAEVASLNRRIQLVEEELDRAQERLATALQKLEEAEKAADESERGMKVIENRAMKDEEKMELQEMQLKEAKHIAEEADRKYEEVARKLVVLEGELERSEERAEVAESKCGDLEEELKIVTNNLKSLEAQADKYSTKEDKYEEEIKLLGEKLKEAETRAEFAERSVAKLEKTIDDLEESLASAKEENVGIHQVLDQTLLELNNL; this is translated from the exons ATGGAGGCCATCAAGAAGAAGATGCAGATGCTGAAGCTGGACAAGGAGAATGCCATCGACCGCGCCGAGCAAGCGGAGGCTGACAAGAAGCAGGCGGAGGATCGCTGCAAGCAG ctggaggaggaaCAGCAGGGCCTGCAGAAGAAGCTGAAGGGCACTGAGGATGAGGTGGAGAAGTACTCCGAGTCCGTCAAGGAGGcccaggagaagctggagcaggcagagaagAAAGCTACAGAT GCTGAGGCTGAAGTGGCTTCCCTCAACCGCCGTATCCAGCTGGTAGAGGAGGAGCTGGACCGCGCCCAGGAGCGTCTGGCCACTGCCCTGCAGAAGCTGGAGGAAGCTGAGAAGGCGGCTGATGAGAGCgagag AGGCATGAAGGTCATCGAAAACAGGGCCATGAAAGATGAAGAGAAGATGGAACTccaggaaatgcagctgaagGAGGCAAAGCACATAGCAGAGGAGGCTGACCGCAAATATGAGGAG GTTGCCCGCAAGCTGGTTGTCCTTGAGGGAGAGCTGGAGCGCTcggaggagagggcagaggtGGCGGAGAG TAAATGTGGTGACCTAGAGGAGGAGCTGAAAATTGTCACCAACAACTTGAAGTCCCTGGAGGCCCAGGCTGACAAG tATTCCACCAAGGAGGATAAGTACGAGGAGGAAATCAAGCTTCTAGGGGAAAAGCTGAAGGAG GCTGAGACCCGGGCGGAGTTTGCAGAGAGATCTGTGGCGAAGCTGGAGAAAACCATTGATGACCTAGAAG AGAGCCTGGCCAGTGCCAAAGAGGAGAACGTGGGGATACACCAGGTCCTGGACCAGACCTTACTGGAGCTGAACAACCTCTGA
- the TPM2 gene encoding tropomyosin beta chain isoform X9 — protein MEAIKKKMQMLKLDKENAIDRAEQAEADKKQAEDRCKQLEEEQQGLQKKLKGTEDEVEKYSESVKEAQEKLEQAEKKATDAEAEVASLNRRIQLVEEELDRAQERLATALQKLEEAEKAADESERGMKVIENRAMKDEEKMELQEMQLKEAKHIAEEADRKYEEVARKLVVLEGELERSEERAEVAESKCGDLEEELKIVTNNLKSLEAQADKYSTKEDKYEEEIKLLGEKLKEAETRAEFAERSVAKLEKTIDDLEERSQQEAEKNRVLTNELRVILTELNN, from the exons ATGGAGGCCATCAAGAAGAAGATGCAGATGCTGAAGCTGGACAAGGAGAATGCCATCGACCGCGCCGAGCAAGCGGAGGCTGACAAGAAGCAGGCGGAGGATCGCTGCAAGCAG ctggaggaggaaCAGCAGGGCCTGCAGAAGAAGCTGAAGGGCACTGAGGATGAGGTGGAGAAGTACTCCGAGTCCGTCAAGGAGGcccaggagaagctggagcaggcagagaagAAAGCTACAGAT GCTGAGGCTGAAGTGGCTTCCCTCAACCGCCGTATCCAGCTGGTAGAGGAGGAGCTGGACCGCGCCCAGGAGCGTCTGGCCACTGCCCTGCAGAAGCTGGAGGAAGCTGAGAAGGCGGCTGATGAGAGCgagag AGGCATGAAGGTCATCGAAAACAGGGCCATGAAAGATGAAGAGAAGATGGAACTccaggaaatgcagctgaagGAGGCAAAGCACATAGCAGAGGAGGCTGACCGCAAATATGAGGAG GTTGCCCGCAAGCTGGTTGTCCTTGAGGGAGAGCTGGAGCGCTcggaggagagggcagaggtGGCGGAGAG TAAATGTGGTGACCTAGAGGAGGAGCTGAAAATTGTCACCAACAACTTGAAGTCCCTGGAGGCCCAGGCTGACAAG tATTCCACCAAGGAGGATAAGTACGAGGAGGAAATCAAGCTTCTAGGGGAAAAGCTGAAGGAG GCTGAGACCCGGGCGGAGTTTGCAGAGAGATCTGTGGCGAAGCTGGAGAAAACCATTGATGACCTAGAAG AGCGCTCTCAGCAGGAAGCCGAGAAAAACCGCGTTCTCACTAACGAGCTGCGGGTCATCCTAACTGAACTTAACAActga
- the TPM2 gene encoding tropomyosin beta chain isoform X6, with the protein MEAIKKKMQMLKLDKENAIDRAEQAEADKKQAEDRCKQLEEEQQGLQKKLKGTEDEVEKYSESVKEAQEKLEQAEKKATDAEAEVASLNRRIQLVEEELDRAQERLATALQKLEEAEKAADESERGMKVIENRAMKDEEKMELQEMQLKEAKHIAEEADRKYEEVARKLVVLEGELERSEERAEVAESKCGDLEEELKIVTNNLKSLEAQADKYSTKEDKYEEEIKLLGEKLKEAETRAEFAERSVAKLEKTIDDLEDEVYAQKMKYKAISEELDNALNDITSL; encoded by the exons ATGGAGGCCATCAAGAAGAAGATGCAGATGCTGAAGCTGGACAAGGAGAATGCCATCGACCGCGCCGAGCAAGCGGAGGCTGACAAGAAGCAGGCGGAGGATCGCTGCAAGCAG ctggaggaggaaCAGCAGGGCCTGCAGAAGAAGCTGAAGGGCACTGAGGATGAGGTGGAGAAGTACTCCGAGTCCGTCAAGGAGGcccaggagaagctggagcaggcagagaagAAAGCTACAGAT GCTGAGGCTGAAGTGGCTTCCCTCAACCGCCGTATCCAGCTGGTAGAGGAGGAGCTGGACCGCGCCCAGGAGCGTCTGGCCACTGCCCTGCAGAAGCTGGAGGAAGCTGAGAAGGCGGCTGATGAGAGCgagag AGGCATGAAGGTCATCGAAAACAGGGCCATGAAAGATGAAGAGAAGATGGAACTccaggaaatgcagctgaagGAGGCAAAGCACATAGCAGAGGAGGCTGACCGCAAATATGAGGAG GTTGCCCGCAAGCTGGTTGTCCTTGAGGGAGAGCTGGAGCGCTcggaggagagggcagaggtGGCGGAGAG TAAATGTGGTGACCTAGAGGAGGAGCTGAAAATTGTCACCAACAACTTGAAGTCCCTGGAGGCCCAGGCTGACAAG tATTCCACCAAGGAGGATAAGTACGAGGAGGAAATCAAGCTTCTAGGGGAAAAGCTGAAGGAG GCTGAGACCCGGGCGGAGTTTGCAGAGAGATCTGTGGCGAAGCTGGAGAAAACCATTGATGACCTAGAAG ATGAAGTGTATGCGCAGAAGATGAAGTACAAAGCCATCAGTGAGGAGCTGGACAATGCACTTAACGACATCACCTCCCTCTGA